Genomic DNA from Misgurnus anguillicaudatus chromosome 18, ASM2758022v2, whole genome shotgun sequence:
ATAATTTTATACTTTTAACAACATTTACCTCTTAAAGGTCATCACCCCTCATAGCTGACAGTCACTTATCCAGGTGACatagattttggtcatatctcATATCAAGTCAATTCTTATTTACTACTTATCTTTCTTAGCATTGGGTGGCTTCAAAATGTCTTGATTATATCACAGGATCATAGTAGGAATTTATGACTTGATATGTACACTGAATAGACTACAATTACAGCTTAACTTTCATCTGGTCTTATTCTAGGTTGTTTACTCTTTAACAGTTACTATTAGAAAtacttataaataaaatatattgaaaACTTTGCTGTAAGTTACGTTTACTACGGTTATAATTCAGAAACATATACTTTAATCATGGTTTATGTATGTATGATTAAACAGTTGCCATTTCCTCAGAAAACTTTGGAATAAAAtatcatatttgttttatatcagTAAACATACAGATTTTTGGGGTCAGGACATTATGACTGATCTAATATGTATGATGTTCCCATTGAGATCATTACAGGCCTGGAGTTTTTAGGACTCTAaattttactgtatgtttttgaTAACGTTAAATAAgcaaaagatttaaaaatacTAACTTGTGAAACTACATTAAGAGAATGACAAACTTTATTATAAAGAATGATGAAGAAATTAAATATCTCTGAAATCAACGCTACCAGCTTCACAACATTTATTTAGTCACtggttattatttatttatagaaacTGTATTCATTCAAATGTCAGATTATGTGAATGATTGAATCCACAGATATAAGTGAATATGAGAGTCTTAAAGGCCTTCTGAAATTGAGGATAGAAAAATCCATATATCAAAGGATCACAAGCTGTGTTAAAATATGCAAACCAAACTAAAGCCTCATAAACATCAACTGGGATCACAAAATTAAGGAAAGGATCAACAGCAGTGGCAAGAGATAAAGGCAGCCAGCAGATAAAGAAAACACCCATAACAAGAGCCAGAGTTTTAGCtgcttttctttctctgtgtgcAGAGATTTGACTTTTAACACCTGTGGTGGTCACAGACACTTTCTCTGACAGAACCTTTGCATGTTTTTTCACAACATTGAATATGATGATATACAGAGCGCTCATTATAGTTCCTGGAATAATAAATACCAAGATTACACAAGTTAGTCCCCAttctttgtttaaaaacacagcaCAGCCACCAAAACAAGACATCTGTAATATTAAAGCTTCCATACCAACAGCACTCACTCCTGAAAAAACAACAGAAAAGCTGTACACAAATGAAAAGATCCACGTAAGGGTGATTAATACAGTCACGGTGTTGTTTGTGATCCTCATTTTGTATCTCAGAGGGTCACAGATGGCCCAGTATCTATCAATAGATATTAAACAAATATgtattaaagaagaaaaacagaAGGTCATGTCCAAACTAGAATGCACTTTacaaaaaacatctgccaaaaaCCAGCAGCCCTCGACAGATCGCACCATACTGTAGGGCATCACCAGTGAACCCATCAGACAGTCACACACAGCCAATGACTGAACGATCAGATGAGTTGGAGACTGAAGCTGTTTGAAGTGAGAGATGGAGATGATGATCAGCAGATTCCCAAAAACTGTCATGAGGATCATGAGTAACATTACACCGTACATTGCCACTTTAACTCCAGTGAGACGTTGAGTTCTAGGACAAGAGTCTGGATGTAAAGGATAACACAGGAGAATATCCTCAGTCTCGTTGAATGACATCGCGTCTGAGAGGATTTCCTTTGTACAGTAATTATAAACAGACAGTCAATTATAACACAAagtttaaacaaaatcattttagAAA
This window encodes:
- the LOC129429986 gene encoding trace amine-associated receptor 3-like — translated: MSFNETEDILLCYPLHPDSCPRTQRLTGVKVAMYGVMLLMILMTVFGNLLIIISISHFKQLQSPTHLIVQSLAVCDCLMGSLVMPYSMVRSVEGCWFLADVFCKVHSSLDMTFCFSSLIHICLISIDRYWAICDPLRYKMRITNNTVTVLITLTWIFSFVYSFSVVFSGVSAVGMEALILQMSCFGGCAVFLNKEWGLTCVILVFIIPGTIMSALYIIIFNVVKKHAKVLSEKVSVTTTGVKSQISAHRERKAAKTLALVMGVFFICWLPLSLATAVDPFLNFVIPVDVYEALVWFAYFNTACDPLIYGFFYPQFQKAFKTLIFTYICGFNHSHNLTFE